In Triticum aestivum cultivar Chinese Spring chromosome 5B, IWGSC CS RefSeq v2.1, whole genome shotgun sequence, the following proteins share a genomic window:
- the LOC123116126 gene encoding transcription factor bHLH150 gives MEIARRRRSLCSSRRRRSAVVGRKVRELRRLVPGAAVMPTDRLLVRTADYIAQLRARVELLRALSELCEGHGHGDSPS, from the coding sequence ATGGAgatcgcgaggaggaggaggtcgctgtgCTCGAGCCGTCGCCGGCggtcggcggtggtggggcggaAGGTGCGGGAGCTGCGGCGGCTGGTCCCCGGGGCGGCGGTTATGCCCACCGACCGGCTGCTCGTCCGCACGGCCGACTACATCGCGCAGCTCCGGGCCAGGGTGGAGCTCCTCAGGGCGCTCTCGGAGCTCTGCGAAGGCCATGGCCATGGCGACTCCCCTAGCTAG